Genomic DNA from Pseudorasbora parva isolate DD20220531a chromosome 17, ASM2467924v1, whole genome shotgun sequence:
tttattcaacctcatgttgttccaaacctgtctgAGATTCTTTGATCTGTTGAAcataaaagaatatattttaaagaatgtcggtaaccagACCCCATTTGACTtctatagtaggaaaaaaatactacgcaagtcaatggctaccatcaactgtctggttaccaacattctttaaaatatcttcttttatttttaagagaagaaagaaacttaaacatgtttggaacaacttgagggtgagttcatttttaggtgaactatccctttaatggtcTCAGCTGAGGCAGGATCATCTCGTTCCTGTTCTCTTGACCCTGACATGACAGTCTGAATCACTCACCAGGTCTCCACTCATACTATACCACACACAAAGCTCATCTGATGTAGCTGACAGGAAATGAAACTTTAAGGAATTATTATAAAGTCTTTTTTATCAATGTTGCTTTATAATATCCACCAGAGGGCACTGTTATAGAGGGGGTAACTTTGAGGGTTAAATGTTCCATGATAAATTGCAGTGTCTTAAgagtttttgaaaatgttctcCTGGTACCTTCAGAATTTTCTCCTATTTGTTTACACTGGTGTCAAGTCTCGTTTGCTACTGATCACACTTAGGGTAAACAGGGTTTGTTCAAATCCCCAACCCAAAGCATTAAACATTTGCAACATGCCACATTTGTGTTGCAGACATGAATGAAAAATTTTgcaatttattttgtattatgtcTGTGGTTTCCCATTGGGAAAGCACCACTCGCATTCGTCAGAGCATCTAATGATATTGAGTAATCGCTGCATTAACTCTCATGTGATTGTGGTCTGCTTGTTTTAAAGCTTCTGGAGCTGTGCAGATCAGTGAAGGATGATGCGCTTAAGGTGGTCGATGACTTCAACATCCCGTCCTGCTGCATACAGGCTCCCATCGCTGGGGTCGCGAACCCCAGGGCCGAATGGGCCTTCTACCCACAGCCACCGAATCCCAGCAGCACCCAGCCTCTGTCTAAACTCTGAGCGAGTGATCCTGGCTAATCAAGGCAATCGAGTGATTTCGGGTAGCTGACCTGACTTGCTGGACCAGCTTTGTATATTCATTCCCATTGGGTGAGAGTGGAAAGGACCAATTGGAGATGGTCAATGCACAGGAGTTTAGTGATTACGCATCATGCTTTGTGCCAAGAAGAATGGTTCTGCTAATGGCCAAGGCCTTGACAACACTACTTTTTCTTGTCCTgttaataatgtgtgtgtaagAAAAGGGAATTTCATTTATATGAGTTGAACATTTTGTCTTTCATACAGTTTTTTAAATGCTCAAGTGATTCAGCCTAATTGATTTAGAAATAGGTAGTAGGGATAAACACCAGCCAAACCCGAGTCAAAACTGCCGAATATCTTGTACGTCACAGCTCTGATAGCCTGGATCTGAGATGtaacagaaaaacaaacaaaagcttTAGTTTTATGGTGAGCAGTGCCAAGAGGCAGTTTTTACACTTTCTTAAAGCCCCATTGAAGTGCCTTTAAATGCACAATGTTAtttaatgtgttgacgtaatttccactGAAGCAGAAATACAGGGCGGGGCATATCGAACAGCCCCTcccctttttaaaaaatacccaATAGCGCTTTGTTTAAATAACAGCTCGGCCAGAGCCATTGAGCTCGTAAAGCCGCAGTATCCTCCTAATCTCTAACCGTTTATCCTcatcctccatatcgctttattgtgcagaattcaaatgggtcggaTACATTTTCTGGTCTacaccgactcgatcacatagCTCTTTGCTATTGTGTCTCGGAACTGCGGTGGTTCATTGACACTAacgtgaaaccagacttcattcgcctcaacgaaaagcatatttacactgtctgaatggttccctatcccctatatagtgaactatgtgccattcaccatgcagaaaatagtaaatgtgtgaacaagtgaccgatttcagccggaGCTTCAGCATCCATCTGTAAtgtagggggcggggcttcagattctagagagcatttgattggacagaaaatctgatgagcAGCTGAAGTGCAGtaatgtcatcaaaatcattgatcctTATTGCctgaagtgagagactgtaggTTTTTTAGCActtatatcttctaaatgcaaattttttttctgttttgggCACACTATCTTCTAGATAACAGTAAAACTAACATATTCACACTAAAAACTACAATTTTGATTTAATGGGGACTTTAAGAAGAGCCTGAATGTAGTTAGTCAACAAATGGCACACAGTTAAACCACACTACAATGTTGGACacataaaatgtttgtttaattaGAAAGACAATAATATAATACTGCTGCTATGGTTTTTAATGGCACTATCAACTGCCATAGATTACCTTTGTTTACCATTTGAGCCAAAAAAAGGTTCTAGTTTATGTTTAAGATGCTTGAGGTCTTCAAAAGGATGTCCAGTGTCATACATTTAGTAACTAAACTACCAATTATCATATTCAAATTGTAATTTTTAATGTTAGAAATTCCGTTATCATAGtctttgcacaaaaaaaactgtTCACAGCAACATGGAGATTCTTTAATGTTTTGCAAATAAATTGTTGCATTCCCTGCTATTTCTCCAGGTCTTATGTGACTGCGGGAACCTTTAATGTATCTTACGGAAGCTATCTTTGCGTTTTATGTAAATGGTGCATGCTGTAATATTGTGTCACAACTACATTTGATCGTTAATAACAGAATGTTATGCATGCCAAAATCTTAGTATTGCAATTGTAAACCTCGCTTGTATTGCATGCAGCATTGTGACTTGTGATCAAATATTATTCAATCAGACTGTTCATGAAATACACCACAGAGAAGTCTAGACCATGCAAAAGAAGAACTATAGAGCTTTTGTTCTAATTTAATCTAAAGTGTTTGGGTACATTTGGAGCTCGACGGTGTGGTTTGTGAAGAATCCCAGCCATATGGTCTGCCCATCACAAGCCCCTCCCCAGAGGGCGTGGCTTCACCCCTGTACTGGGAGTATTCGCTTCAGTACATAGATCAGAACAACTAGAGCTGCGCAGAGGACGCACGAGAGTGAACTTTGGCGAGGAAGTGCACTAAAGAACAGACAAGAGACAAAAGACACACTCCAAAACAATCCTGAGGACATTTTACAAACAGGAACTTATGTGACAGCTGCTCCAAGGAAGCAAATTCATCGAGAGTTTTAGAGGCATCGATTGTCTGCTATTGGAATTgtacttctttctttttttctttagcaACTTTTTTAAATCTCTGGATATTTGAAAAGTCTTCCTTCGTTCTGTTGTCTTCATCGTTAACATAATGCGCTAACGCGTTTATGCCTCAGCGGATATGTCTGACACGTCCAGGTGAGTTCACTGGCGTATCGTACAGTATATACCGGCTTTTTATTGCTTTTTTGCGCTTTTTCTGCACAGTTTCAAAACTACTATACGCGTATTCGCCGTGATTTAAAACCCCAgagtttttatttgtaaaatagGGGTTATCAATTTGTGTAATTGTTAAATTCGCCTTGTTTTTATTCTGCGCGTTTGTATTTTATTCTGGCGAAGCTTAACGCACAAAACGTTTAAGTTGCGCGCGGCGGCGGCGAAGGGGAAAAAAGTGAAACTTCAGATGCGCGCTTGTCTGGTCGCTTTACGTCCAGCTAAACAATGTCGCAAAGACAACAAAAGTTGAGATGTAGGCTACTAGAGGAGTCCACACCACTCATTGGTCTATCCGTATTGACATTTAACCAGACTGAATAATTTAACTGTGTTTTGCAATGGATAACGATAGGCACCTGTTTGCTTTGTTTCGTTGCTCACTCAAAATAAGTCGAAATACGACGAAACCCGCGTTTGTTGTTAAAGCTACCTCTATAGCTACCTACGAGAGTgaaatatagcctatatttattcGCGTTCTAAGTTCGAAAATCGAATGTTTTTCGAAGGAAACCACGGCCATTTGGAACGTGCCGTGAGCGTCGTTCTTTAAAATTCATTTTACGACCGTCTCTCGCTCTGTTTAGATTGATACTCGCACAAGTTTTTGCTATTGTCTGCTGTGTTTGCCTGAACACTTGGAGGCGTCGACGCGCTCCTATTAATAGGAAACTTTTGTTTTGGTGCGCACGATATTGTTTCGCCGCCGCTCTCTTGTTGAAAATGAATAAGCGGAAAAACTCCACGTTCGCTCGTACAATATTACTAACAGTATTATATAGTTTAGCATTATGGCTCGCTGACAagtgaaactaaataaatgaataaaaggcCATTCATTTGTGTCAAACTCCCCGCTCGTACAGTAAAGCATTCATTACTGTCAGTAAAATGCTGACTTTGCAGCTCGCTGACAAATGACATCAAAGCAAGAAATAAAGAAAACCGAAAAAATCGCGAACTAGCCGCGCGCGCGTGTTTAGAGCTGAGCTCGCCCCGACCATACAGACAAAGTATCAAGTAGCTAGTGATTGACAACAAGTTCAACAAATAATAGCGGTATGTGACACTAAAACCGCATGACAGGCAGTTTGTTCTGTTTTAGCTTATATTTGCTTTGTATTGTATACATTTTCGCTGTTTTTGTCATTGCTGCTGCTTCGCTGTTTGTAGGCTACAAGCCGGCGTGACTGACAACAATGCTTACTTGGTTTACACGGAGAACTCTACAGGGatgtgttttcattttaaaaagccAGACATAATAAACCTCTCTAGACTAGTATGAAACAAAGAAAGGCTAAGGCGCGTACATTCCCCAACAGCGCGAGCGTACGATTCTGTTTCACGCGATCACTTCGTGCGTTATAGAGTTTTATTTTCCCAAACATGTAGACTGTTTTGCTGTTAGGAAGAAATAGGAAGTTGAAGTGGAGCTCGCTTGTGACGCACTTCACCCGGGTTACTATTTTACAGCGTTCGCTGCCAGCTGAGGTTCCCAAACGCATGTTAATCCTCACGAAATAGAGTGGAAACTCCGAGCCCCCTGACAACAACCCACACAATTCCTCTTCGAAACACTTGCAAAAGACTGTAATGAGTGTTTTGTTTGTTCTGCAGAGAGCAAACGCTGGCCAATGGCCCGGCCTCGCGGGGAAGCGGAGAGAGCACCGGTGGCGGAGCTGTCTTGCGCCCCGACCACTTTGTCTTCCCTCAGTCGAGCGATGGGGACCCGTTAAGGGGAGGGATTTCCATGTCGAATAGTCTCCAGTCGAGGTCACCGATGTTCCGAACCTTCTCCAGGTCCTCGAGTGGCTATTTTTCCGTCGACAGTGATTCTGTGCCAGGTTCCCCTCTAATGCCTAATATTTCCGAAGCGCAAGACGGCCAAAATCATGGTAAGAGCCCCCTGGCGAAAAAAAGGGCACACGTTTGTGGTGTGTAAGGACACTGACGCGACGGATAGCGAGGCACCATAACGGGCTTCTTTCAGTGGATTAGTCCGTTGAAAATTtgattatttaacatttaaatagcTATCAAAGCAGCCGAATGCAGGTTTCCCGCCCTGGTGAGCATTCTACACACGCGCTCTAATATTGTGACGAAAATAATGATAATTGATCATTTATGGCGcgtaaagtataaaaaaaatatattagttttcatttttttttatatctatTACCATTTCTGACTCTGTTTGGTTCAGTTTGGTTTTAAGGCTGACTATGGGGGTCCGTGGACAGGTATATAAAACAtttccttttaaaaaatatatttctaaattaataaatgcaatACATTGGTTATGTAAAGCATTATAAAAACTCAGTAGGGGTTAAGAAACAGTGACCGATAGTAAAAAATGAAGGTGCATAGAAATATTAATACAGTCACAATGCTCTGTTTATGAATGTCTTCCATTTAAGTGCTTTGGATGTTTAACTTGGCTACATTAGCACAGTGATAAGCATAGTGTTTTGATGCTTGGCAGTGCACTTGTCTTGGGAATCTCTTCCAGAGGTTtctcattttgcatttttattttgaagcaTGACATATAAGCCAAGTTGGATCGTTTATCTTTGTGACAGCTTCACTAAAAGGAATAATCTGCATTTCCTttctgttgtaaaaaaaaatcactgcgTTAGGATTTGTGTTAGTGCAAATAAGTGCACATGCATTCTGAAGTCTGCACACTCCtgggcaaaaaacaaaacaaaaaaaatgggcCAAGCCAAACATGGCAAAAAATTTAGTGTGATTTAATGGTGTTAACTAACTCCAAATCACTGGTCAACATATTAGCAACAATTGCATAATTGCTGTAAATAAACTTGCAGACACCTTTTACAGGAAGAAGAGTCAGTGTTGTTTCACTCAATGTTAATGGCTTCAAACAGTTGATGAAATGTCTCCCAGACTCAGACCAGGCCAACACATGAGCCTGATGGATTTCTCAAGTGATTGTCTATGCTATTTGGGCTGGAGAATTATCTTGTCAATCGTACCTCATTAGATAAAAACTTTTCATTTGAGGGAAACAAGCCATTCTGCGATATTCTCCTGTACTCCAAAGCATTAAATGACTTTTCACAGGGAAGTGTGTCACCTATTTTAGCAGCTAAAAAGTCTTGCCACACAATGACCTCTCTTGCCCTATGCTTCACTGTGGTAGAGATGCATTTAGCATTACATTTCTCAGCAGATTTTCAAAGAAACCGCTCTTGAGCAGCATCATGCAACTCGTGTTTCATTGTGATTCATCACTTCACAGACAACTTCCCATCATCTGCCAAAACCCTAATTCTggctttttaaaagtattttttttttctgagacatttgctaaaattaaaataatttgtggTTAAGACCATTTAAAGCTGTTTAGCCATATTGAGCTTGGCCCTTTTCTTTTGGCCCAGGACTATGCTTGCTCATTTGTGAGAGGCCTGCTTGGTCCATTCACAACATCTTGCAAAACCAATGCACCTGAGACACATCCTTCTCATAAAGCCTCTGATGGAGTGAGCTGATTTGCCTGTTGTCTTCTTGTTTACCCTTACTGTCAACGAGGTTTCAAGAAGGCAGTCAGAGAATCAGCCTTAGTGCACGCAGTCAAAATAGACTAGCCTCTCTTTTGTGAAGACTAGACATGAGATCCAACCATCTCTGTTTTCCCTATTGAGAGCCAGGAGATATGAGATGGCGATAATTGTCTTCCTGTAGCCACTCTTAATGGCGAAGAGAAACAACAATAACTTATCAAGACTCTCATCTGTTGCTCGCTCGACAGGAGAGTTCCTCTACTAGTGGCCTCTTGTTTATACCTTTAGCTTCTGCATTGTGTTGGCACAAGGTCTTGAATTTACACGTATGAACTCTGTGCCCTTTTTTGTAGACCTCTTGTGGGTCAGACGTGTTATATTCGGTCCAAAGATAAATGAAGATGTGTTGATAAACAAAACTAGAACAGAGCATGCATTCATTTAAACACTGCAATCGAAAATTGTCCTTGTTTGAGACGTAGATGCTGGGACTGGGTAGTCAGTAAAGGCGCAAGAGGATGAGGTGAAAGTGTTGACTGAAACTTAGAGTGATATTTAGATATTGTCTGGTTCAACTCAAACAGGTCTAGCAGAGTTGTGAAAGGAAATGAGTATCCAATGGTCCTAATATGATCGAGCATGAGAAATAACAGTCAAACAGCCTCTCGCTTGACTCATAGCTGGAGTTTAATTTGAGTTCAGACAGAATCTGGGTGATATTAGTGTTTAGCCTCATAATAACCTCAGTCGCTCAGCTACTGTCTTACCACGGAGACAAGGTGTCAATTTAACACTGTTGGCAAATATTTAATCATGCTAACGACCCTGGAAAAACTAAACCAGAGGTTGCAGAGATGTTTGTTTGCATCATAGGATGCCAAGAGAAGATGTTTGTTAGAAAAAGGTAGAATTGACTCTATGCCAATTGTATTgtatacaattttgttttttaaatgaaattaagCGTATTGAATTTTTTTATCCTGGCCTTCTgtgcacactttttttttcttcacttttGCGATCTTTAATCCAAATGTAATAACtatgtaattacatttttataaatcatattgcattgcaaaaaACTTTAAATAACACTCATCTGTGTAAGACCGAGCtttattttaaacataattttaaaacaaaaggAAACCATTAAAATGTGTAGTTTTTAAATTCcttcagataaaaaaaaaaaaacgtgtatTTCGTGTTATGCAAATCAATGCATATAAAAATTGAGAATGTTGTGCTGTAAATTATTGTTAATATATTTTGCCCATCCCTTTCATTTGAGGTTTGAATGAGCTCTGGGAGTGTTCAGTGTTCACACCAAaaatgataactataaagataacaaTATAGTTCTAAAAATGATTTTCAGTATTAAAGAATAGCAGAGTTCACACCACAGCTATAACGATAACGGCACAGAGAAACAATATCTTTAGATTTACTTTCAGAATGAATTTATCCAGCTGATATGATAAAAACaccaacagccaatcagaatccctCCGGCTGTTACGAGCACACATTTAAAGTGACTTAGAATAAACAGAAGTATATCAGCCGCTTGTGTGGaggctaatatagttatctttatagttatcattcTTGGGAACGAGCCTTTAGAGTGTCTTTAACTTGACTTTCGTTGTCTTTCATAGAGGTATGGTTCGCCGGACATAGCCACCAGCACCTGCAAATGGCAGCACCTGTTGGAGCCGTGCGGCCAGAGATGGCGGTCGCTCAGGAGCTGCGGCGTATTGGAGATGAGTTCAACCGCCTTTACTGTCTAGGGGTGAGTAATATTCAGGTGATAGTGTGACACCACAGGATCAAGCGTAAGTCAAGTCACCGTAGCGCTTTATACAGTACAGATTGTTTCCAAGCATGCTTTTAGTGATCAACAGGAAAATTATGCATTTCGTCTATAAAGCAGTTCAGCAACAAAATAATGTCGTCATCGTCCAGCTCATACGACAGTGTCCATACTGTCAGATCGAAtatattgttgaatattaagtgtccccaactaaggGAACCCAAACTTCATCAGGTGACAaaatcttgggagaaaccagactcagtcgttcagttctcctctggtCAATGAACGAACGGGGTGCGATTATTATTCAGGCTGCATCACAAGTCAGAATTCAGATCAGGATCTGAAGCATTCAAATGTTCATCCCGTTCCTTTTGCTTAAAGATCAAATTCATCACGCCGGTATGGAGCCGAAgctggccatagggtctgtccCGAGGACCTGTCTGGTTCTTGTGGTCTTGGCTGAAGATCTGTGCCCATGGCTGTCGTGTCAACGAGGCCTTCACATGGGATTGTCTAGTAGACACGGCCTCTGCTGACATTCAGGGATGCGTTGTGGTCGTGTCTAGGTGCAGGTCCACATCTGGATACGGACCGGATACGGCTGACTACGGTAACCTCAGGATTAGGATGTGACAGGCCGACTAATATTAGCGTAGATACCATTCAGCAAGTACATTGGGTGTTATAGAAAGTGTTCCCGACTCCGGTTGACCTAGTTtctgcagcctaacaatcatttaactgatttgaataatagaAATTGATAACGTGTTAAGTGCATGCTAGgttaaagagatgtgtttttagtccaGATTTAAAAACGAAATATTTTCACTCGCTAGAGTATAGATTTCACTCGCTTTGTCTGTCCAGGGGAGCCAGTTTGAGTTTGTGTTTTGGAAGCCGTCCCCCTTTCATATCAGTGTTTCAATCAGGTGTTGCTGAGAGAAGCGCACATATGAAAGTGGTATCACAAGTCTCTGCAGATCAGGGCCTTAATGAGGGAAGTGTTTACTCTACCGCTGTAAAGGGGGCTTTATTTTCATAACTTGTATTTCTTAATGTTGCATCACTTCAGCACCAGTCAAGAAATCAAGGTTTTTCTGAGGATCAAGGCTGATATGGtgtttacactttttttttttagctctttGTCTTTCTTGACCCTTTGTCTTTcttgttgcccattattagacTATACAGGGTTTCTGTGGGTTTTAAGTCTTATTTGTCCTTACACATTTTAAGGACTTGAATCAGAGCAGAAAGTTTTAAATTCATAGTCATGGCATTAAATGTTGCATGCATTTTTGTCCTGCTTTCAATACAAATATCTAAACTTTTTTGATATATTCACTTTAGgtgcaaatgtaaaataaagtcttaaaaaactgaacaaaatgaagtgagtttacGCTTAAAACATGAGCAAATATCTGTCAGTGTGCCCACTGTCAAAAaaacacttcattttgataAATTTGCCAAAAAAACTagacttagggtgctttcacacctaccttgtttggtccggattttcggacttttcagtttggtacgaaccaaaattacaggtgtgaaacctccctcggaccatggtccggaccaaacagacgaaatttggtccgacgtcaagaggtagtctcggtccggaccaaactgaacaaaggttcggttcgtttcttgtgtgaaagcattttctgtatagttcggactttcagaccatttacaggaagttctggtgtaggattagtaaaaaaacacagattaaactcacagcacatgtaAGCAGCAGTGATCGCGCAGCATTTTAACCAGAACCGCTTGTGTACTCAtgtcagctcgcgtgaacagCGTGCTCTGCTTGACTATATGTGTTTCAGTTTagttatgagaccgctccagttcatgtgcaacacaaatgatcactccgtcacgggatgtctgctatattatttatttaagcttatatattaaattcaggcaaatgatgaaacatttattaaaattaagatacaaaataaagctttctacaaaacaaatctaatgaagtggtcaaaattatttctgactcgatgtctttgcacatctgtgcacgtttcataatcaatatagcctagatgaaatttaaaaataacattataatatttaaacataactaggctataaaataaaatacattgtttggttAAAAAGCCTATATTCTAggagctcctcctttcctgtcggcgccgataaaatgtttgcacaacgaggacgttcatttggtgaatttgcctcgagtatagttggtgctgcagatagtaatgccataatattaacattattggcaacgatgcgtctgttcattcattcttgtcaaagttagccgctgaattgacaacacactgacgtcagacgcacgtccgctaacaaaccaatcaatgttaagatgcagcccacatagatgatgacgacaggacaccagtgcgtcatgtaaagttctttggtgcaCTAACATaaatgcaatgtgaaagcaaaccaaatagaaccaaatgtccaaacacaaactttggttcggaccttggtgcggactttcaggtgtgaaaacgcccctAATCTCTTGTCATTTTGCATGTCCAGTAagtgcatcttgatttaagattcTTTAGACAGTTGCActtgaaaacaagacaaaattatcAGTGTTTTTTCAGTGTGATCAGAAGCTACTGtaaaatatatgtacatattcTTATGGCTGAGTGCAAAGGTATTCAAGTGAATCAAAAAGTAATAGATATCTGTTGGAAGTTGTATTTTCAAACAGTGCTGCTAATATAAATCATTGTTTCTACCTAGATACTTACATTATAGTCCCTTCCATTTATTCCCATTGTCTGTTGTCGATAGCATGGTAGCAATGTGTGAAGCAAAGCTCACAAAAGTCAGCTTCAAACCAAGTAGCTCTCTCTTTTGCTCAGTTCGCACTTTATTATTCACAATCTACAACACATTAATGagcttttaatacatttgctgATGTATTATAGATATGGCCTTGTTAGATAAGAAATTAATGTTTATACAGTTGAAGTGCTGACTCATGTTACGATGTTATAAGTTGTGTTATGCATTCCTTATGCAAATATAGCCGTGCTAGTACAGAATGTCCACCTTTGACTATCTATATGAACATGCAAACACGTTTTCTCTGTTTGGTGACGTTACTAGTTCTGATAAGATTCTGTTTTTGTAGGGGTTAAATCTGAGATAATTGATACCTCCGTTGAAGTGTCATTGCCGTTCACCTCTTTGACTCCAATACAGTGTCATGCTTCCTGCTCGGGCAGACGTCCAGTTGGACGAGGTTCTGTCTGGCAGTATTTGTGTTCATTATGTTGTGTCAGACCTTAACTTAT
This window encodes:
- the bcl2l11 gene encoding bcl-2-like protein 11 produces the protein MSDTSREQTLANGPASRGSGESTGGGAVLRPDHFVFPQSSDGDPLRGGISMSNSLQSRSPMFRTFSRSSSGYFSVDSDSVPGSPLMPNISEAQDGQNHEVWFAGHSHQHLQMAAPVGAVRPEMAVAQELRRIGDEFNRLYCLGAGPGGNNAAQLQAPNEHVIVMWMNDLIGRLVQFFLRRR